DNA sequence from the Cytophagia bacterium CHB2 genome:
CAGACCGCGATTGTCAAGGGTGATGCCTTGTCGTTCACCATCGGCGCCGCTTCGATCATCGCCAAAGTCGTACGCGACGAAATCATGCTGCACTATCATCGCCAGTTTCCGCTTTACGGCTTCGATCAACATAAAGGCTATGGCACCCTGGCGCATCTCGAAGCGCTTAAAAAGCTGGGGCCGTGCGAAATTCATCGCCGTTCGTTTAAGCCGCGCGCTTTGGCAGGCGACTGAAGAAAAGAATGCGGCGCCAGACTGTGAATGAGCGTTACTTCAACCCTGCAATACTTCAAATGTTCTAACAATGGGGGAGATGATGAGTCAAACCACCAACAAGCTGGGCTCGTGGGGCGAACAGCGCGCCGCCGAACACCTGGAGAAACTGGGTTATACCATCATCGCGCGCAATTTCCGTCATGGCCATGGTGAGATCGATTTAATCGCGGACGACAACGGCATGCTTGTCTTTGTCGAAGTGAAGACGCAAAGCTCGGAAGCCATGGGCGAGGCTTTCAATTGGGTAACGCGCCGCAAGCAGCGCCAAATCGGGCGGGTGGCGCTGGCTTACCTAACCGCTAATCAAATCGAAAATCGCGATTGCCGCTTCGACGTCATTGCCGTGGCGCGCCGCGAAGATGAGGTTGAGATCAAGCACATTCCCAATGCGTTTTGGCTGTGAGGCAAGTCAGGCTTGCGCGTTATGGTGCTGAGAAGAATTTATGGGCCTTATGCGCAAGCCTGACTTCTGGAGTTCGCCCGGATCATCTCCCCCACTGCAAATCTGCCTCTGCTGCAATATAGCCAAACGCCGCCCAGTACTTTCCCTTGCGTACACGCGCAAAAATCTCCTTCGCCTTTTCCGTCTCGCCGTTATAGAAATACCAATTGCCCACGCCGTAGCCTTGCGTCGCAATGTCGAGATCGCTCGCGTTTTTTGTGTCGAGCAAGGAATCGGGGCTAATCAGGCCTTTGTACATCAGCAGGCGTTTGTGATAGGCGTGATTTTCGAGAATGTTCATGTTCTCGTGAATCGAGTCGAGAACTTTTTGCGCCTCTGCCGCCCGCCCGAGACGGCGATAGATCATGTAGAGCCAGTCGCTGGTGGCGCAAATCATGTCGTCGTTCTTGGAGAATTTCATGCACTCCAGAAAACCGCGCAACGCGTTCTCAAAATCACCTTTGAGATAATACGCCAGCCCGAGATGATACCAGACATTCGAGTGCGAAGTACTGGTGGGAATGTTGTATTGATTGGGCGCACCGTCCGGCTCGGTTTCATCCGGTACGTTGCGAATGAGCTTTGCCGCCTTTTCCAAG
Encoded proteins:
- a CDS encoding ribonuclease HII; the encoded protein is QTAIVKGDALSFTIGAASIIAKVVRDEIMLHYHRQFPLYGFDQHKGYGTLAHLEALKKLGPCEIHRRSFKPRALAGD
- a CDS encoding YraN family protein; this translates as MSQTTNKLGSWGEQRAAEHLEKLGYTIIARNFRHGHGEIDLIADDNGMLVFVEVKTQSSEAMGEAFNWVTRRKQRQIGRVALAYLTANQIENRDCRFDVIAVARREDEVEIKHIPNAFWL